The following coding sequences lie in one Microcoleus sp. bin38.metabat.b11b12b14.051 genomic window:
- a CDS encoding chromophore lyase CpcT/CpeT, with product MNSVKSNDLITLAQWMAGDFSNYKQSFEKPQKFAHIHVFFRPLPFEFFNAIGFYSEQVYDHDLWTPYRQGVHKLIDQGSQIYIENYSLNDPVQYAGAARELSILKTIKPDCIQRRYNCSMVFKRDGEMFRGSVEPGNQCLIEKKGCSTYLISDVEITETTWSSLDRGMDVNTHQQIWGSDFGSLFFEKRQSFAAELPPG from the coding sequence ATGAATTCAGTAAAAAGTAACGATTTAATAACTCTGGCTCAATGGATGGCAGGGGATTTCAGCAACTACAAACAATCCTTTGAAAAACCACAAAAATTTGCCCACATTCATGTATTTTTCCGACCCTTACCCTTTGAATTTTTCAATGCTATCGGATTTTACTCCGAGCAAGTTTACGACCATGACCTGTGGACTCCCTACCGTCAAGGAGTCCACAAATTAATAGACCAAGGCTCGCAAATCTATATTGAAAATTACAGTCTCAACGATCCAGTACAGTATGCAGGCGCAGCACGCGAACTAAGCATTCTCAAGACAATTAAACCGGATTGCATTCAAAGGCGGTACAATTGCTCAATGGTTTTCAAACGAGACGGAGAAATGTTTCGTGGTAGTGTAGAGCCAGGAAACCAGTGTCTCATCGAAAAAAAAGGTTGTTCAACCTACCTAATCAGCGACGTGGAAATTACCGAAACAACCTGGAGCAGTCTCGATCGCGGTATGGATGTAAATACTCACCAACAGATTTGGGGCTCGGACTTTGGCTCTTTATTCTTTGAAAAGCGTCAAAGTTTTGCCGCAGAACTACCTCCAGGCTAA